From Fibrobacter succinogenes, a single genomic window includes:
- a CDS encoding lamin tail domain-containing protein gives MSPTFKKHVCRYAATTLTALALWNCSSDSSHDDSIQAFQLGTQANVALNLDYSDTPLIDSLVLDCYGPDTLHFVHSVEKKLFNLDVFPSDEWIFKAKLYANGTLMQEGEITTALEAGATINLKIPMHALVGFVYVEVPIGFGNPAGIKNGEMKLTSKDESYSYPMVFDSDNVSFTSGDLKLNREYHITITMQDESGKNIFSLEDNFMLDENSPIPNFQIASLRSKIALAIELAKDVNVQVKLKLPATKRTPVANDLIMSEFFVVANDKDSSQYNFVEFYNGSTDTLVLDKCTLGKTSSVNGAAEIDALALPPNEVLVVGNRETANIASIYKYAENMPQFGKTSGSIVLQCDGTVLDSLYYGKSDSLHVAPISIGSSSATAPKSSQLNIGLWNKRNEPDSWCTGAPTPGSISACGN, from the coding sequence ATGAGTCCTACATTCAAAAAACACGTCTGCCGTTATGCGGCTACAACTCTCACCGCTCTTGCCCTGTGGAATTGCTCCAGCGATTCTTCGCACGACGATTCCATCCAAGCCTTCCAACTCGGAACGCAAGCCAACGTCGCCCTCAACTTGGACTACTCTGATACACCGCTAATCGACAGCCTTGTGCTCGATTGCTATGGACCGGACACGCTACACTTTGTCCATTCCGTTGAGAAAAAGTTGTTTAACCTTGATGTTTTCCCAAGCGATGAATGGATTTTCAAAGCCAAGCTCTACGCAAACGGAACATTGATGCAAGAAGGTGAAATCACAACCGCACTCGAAGCCGGCGCTACCATCAACCTGAAAATTCCAATGCATGCCCTTGTCGGTTTTGTTTATGTGGAAGTTCCCATCGGTTTTGGAAACCCTGCCGGCATCAAGAACGGAGAAATGAAACTGACGAGCAAAGACGAATCGTACTCCTATCCCATGGTATTTGATTCCGACAATGTATCGTTTACAAGTGGCGACCTCAAATTGAATCGCGAATACCATATCACCATCACGATGCAAGACGAGAGCGGAAAGAATATTTTCAGTTTGGAAGACAACTTTATGCTCGACGAGAACTCGCCTATCCCGAACTTCCAAATAGCATCACTCCGCAGCAAGATTGCACTTGCAATCGAACTAGCCAAAGATGTGAACGTACAAGTAAAGCTCAAACTCCCTGCAACTAAGCGCACTCCGGTCGCAAACGACCTTATCATGAGTGAATTTTTCGTTGTTGCAAACGACAAAGATTCTTCGCAATACAACTTTGTGGAGTTCTACAACGGCAGCACAGATACGCTGGTGCTAGACAAGTGTACGCTCGGTAAAACATCAAGCGTAAACGGAGCAGCCGAAATCGATGCGTTAGCACTCCCGCCAAACGAAGTTCTTGTGGTAGGCAATCGAGAAACAGCCAATATTGCAAGCATCTACAAGTATGCCGAAAACATGCCGCAATTCGGTAAAACGTCCGGTTCAATCGTGCTGCAATGCGATGGCACTGTACTCGACTCGCTTTATTACGGTAAGTCCGATTCGCTCCATGTTGCACCGATTTCTATCGGTTCGTCTTCGGCAACGGCCCCCAAGAGTTCGCAGCTTAACATTGGGCTGTGGAACAAGCGCAACGAACCGGATTCTTGGTGCACAGGCGCCCCGACACCGGGAAGCATTTCCGCCTGTGGGAATTAA
- a CDS encoding peptide chain release factor-like protein, producing the protein MHRDTYLKMNLDELLRVCSLKGYQGSGPGGQHRNKTNTGVHLSLQQYNLEIKSSESRSAKENKIHALHRMQMALALNVREEPPAVEMKFPGSNGHIQPSNPQFPLFVAHVFDIMATKNGDTKAAAAAFGLSPSALVKILRQDKACAAKLQGNRVENGKSKLHL; encoded by the coding sequence ATGCATCGCGATACCTACCTGAAAATGAACCTAGATGAACTTTTACGAGTCTGCTCCTTGAAAGGTTATCAAGGCAGTGGCCCCGGCGGCCAGCACAGGAACAAGACCAATACCGGCGTTCATCTTTCGTTACAACAATATAATTTAGAAATTAAGTCTTCCGAGAGCAGAAGCGCAAAAGAGAACAAAATTCACGCCCTACACCGCATGCAAATGGCGCTCGCATTAAACGTCCGAGAAGAACCTCCGGCTGTGGAGATGAAATTTCCGGGAAGCAACGGGCATATCCAGCCGAGCAACCCGCAATTTCCGCTGTTCGTCGCCCATGTCTTTGACATTATGGCGACAAAGAATGGCGATACAAAAGCCGCAGCCGCGGCGTTCGGGCTTAGCCCGAGTGCGCTTGTGAAAATTCTCAGGCAAGACAAAGCCTGCGCCGCAAAACTGCAAGGCAACCGCGTAGAAAACGGGAAGAGCAAATTGCACCTGTAA
- a CDS encoding C25 family cysteine peptidase translates to MNSIIKKFQILLVACATVSSLASSVVEDSKKRFILDDEVLDSSTKSCEDGSGMRFVPENAFYVDVGNVPVRHYRVALPSNAKPSVSVTTNKVVSLGASPCKSTPAKIPSVDVSSPFFKDNLWMVDVFVPLYVKDGGSVALRKNFRLNVDFGSVKVSGRNPGARALMLVENAVAAAQFGSTSTNAALRREATSEFDNVVQLAELVVGDENMATFSEDGWFAVGYNTIRNALLKVGRQDELDAIPVEKVCLYGAAPDTLADMVPGAALRSPNQIFELPIKVVDRNSNGNFDEGDSLYFVGYGNAFWKRVDSEPTQISNVPKTNMGYFHSYSPYSYYQHFVFGYKQTGKGLRLETLAAPKSSAKNIDWFRYVRAERDELLRDGYHGSDWDKTTGKEYFWKWREQGDTLELSAEDLEFKATTTNLPGLVSGGKGFVAVSFFPLRSMNSTSISDSSYAIRVSPICFSLKVNGSSYSKVRGEELYWGDGDMLPGGNFSVPTSALKSSGNKFELSIFNCTAQADRFDGYSVAYQWDPSAVSIDSAEWMLPGFATGVIRIPVGKDSDLRLMKFKNLAPVGLLKITDGVAIDSIGSNDDVRYLLYSEKDRRRAFSVKGIPVPSKNSVQKLANISSKTEYLIVSPEEFLEQAEALAEFRSGEKSASKLVTAVVPVENIYRHYTGGALSPIAIRNYIAYARSVCPNLRFVLLAGSGHYDYRGSKHGKNYIPPYEKESTVTEDFFSVLDSGEVVRGGKSYDVDMAVGRLPVSSVQEFEYYNEKARDYDEIQRFDHGEWKSTLLLAADDAYNGLSPDPMDHTIYQENLANLVDSTADSLGFRMNMKKVYLLNYEADAAGQKLDAANDFLNMLNQGALMSSYYGHGSKVAWASEGLMKLSYLSRLSNKKRYTVLNSFSCTVGRFDEGDSKSMTEAFVLLPQAGAIVAIGAARETYAGPNDIFAKNFVSRALLKNGNYLGLAYMQAKDNVFMYKKSVPTYTSNVFNAEHYVYVGEPVIRMPLADLKITLDSPIDSIKALDKVKLSGKVSGMSSGNIALTLREGRYTKHLDMITTSHYADVKYDGALIYSEIVPVVGGRFETEFVTPKKLNIGDSLAEFRAWAYSSNDVAIGRYFEKNISITSVSNYADSLNDKTPPTISIQLCNAGEKTSFVDKQHVKLQTPTCLQVVVEDETALDYREQADEGITFEMYGLENPYHPSPFLEQSSKRAVARKTLTTEAYPPGSYSFVVRALDVLGNVSTKIVYVDIMENMQEGLADVFNVPNPMGKKGTTFYFKNLSSDTDPDVNIFIYNQHGRLVKVIKNAKSGETHWDGRDNFGRLLANGLYHYVVRSKTKISDAFNSTESKTKTKTQTWTKKQKLLISR, encoded by the coding sequence GTGAATTCTATCATCAAAAAATTTCAGATTCTTCTGGTTGCTTGTGCAACTGTATCTAGCTTGGCTTCTTCTGTCGTGGAAGATTCCAAGAAACGTTTTATTTTAGACGATGAAGTCTTGGATTCGTCGACGAAATCCTGCGAAGACGGTTCGGGAATGCGCTTTGTTCCCGAAAATGCCTTTTATGTGGATGTCGGTAACGTGCCCGTTCGTCATTACCGCGTGGCGCTCCCGTCGAATGCGAAACCTTCGGTCTCGGTGACAACCAACAAGGTTGTTTCGCTGGGGGCTTCGCCTTGTAAGTCAACGCCGGCAAAGATTCCTTCTGTTGACGTTTCGAGTCCGTTCTTCAAGGATAACTTGTGGATGGTCGATGTGTTTGTGCCGCTTTATGTCAAGGATGGTGGCTCGGTTGCTCTTCGCAAGAATTTCCGCTTGAATGTGGATTTTGGATCAGTAAAGGTGAGTGGTCGGAATCCGGGGGCCCGTGCGCTCATGCTGGTTGAAAACGCCGTCGCTGCAGCCCAGTTTGGTTCAACCTCTACTAATGCGGCTTTGCGCCGTGAAGCAACTTCGGAATTTGATAACGTCGTTCAACTTGCCGAACTGGTTGTAGGCGACGAGAATATGGCTACGTTCAGTGAAGATGGTTGGTTTGCTGTCGGCTATAATACGATTCGCAATGCGCTTCTGAAGGTTGGGCGTCAAGATGAACTCGATGCTATCCCTGTCGAAAAGGTTTGCTTGTATGGTGCCGCGCCGGATACACTCGCTGATATGGTGCCTGGTGCAGCCCTCCGTTCTCCTAACCAAATTTTTGAACTGCCTATTAAAGTGGTTGACCGAAATTCTAATGGAAATTTTGACGAAGGCGACTCGCTTTATTTCGTAGGCTACGGAAATGCTTTTTGGAAACGCGTGGATTCAGAGCCGACACAGATTTCAAATGTGCCCAAAACGAACATGGGTTATTTCCATTCTTACTCGCCATATTCCTATTACCAACATTTTGTTTTCGGTTATAAGCAAACAGGGAAGGGGCTCCGCCTAGAAACGCTTGCTGCGCCGAAGTCTTCTGCAAAGAATATCGATTGGTTCCGTTATGTTCGTGCCGAAAGAGATGAGCTGTTGCGTGATGGTTACCATGGATCGGATTGGGACAAAACAACGGGTAAGGAATACTTCTGGAAATGGCGTGAGCAAGGGGATACGCTTGAACTGTCAGCGGAAGATTTGGAATTCAAGGCAACGACGACAAATCTGCCGGGCCTTGTTTCCGGTGGCAAAGGCTTTGTCGCTGTTTCGTTCTTCCCGCTTCGTTCGATGAACTCCACTTCGATTTCGGATAGTAGCTATGCAATACGCGTGAGTCCTATTTGCTTTAGTCTGAAGGTAAATGGTTCTTCGTATTCTAAAGTACGTGGGGAAGAACTTTACTGGGGCGATGGCGATATGTTGCCCGGCGGCAATTTTAGTGTACCGACTAGTGCGCTCAAGTCTTCCGGTAACAAGTTTGAATTGTCGATTTTCAATTGTACGGCCCAAGCGGACCGCTTTGACGGTTATTCTGTGGCTTACCAGTGGGATCCGTCTGCGGTTTCCATTGATTCTGCGGAATGGATGTTGCCGGGTTTTGCAACAGGCGTAATTCGCATTCCTGTGGGCAAAGATTCAGATTTGCGTTTGATGAAGTTTAAGAACTTGGCGCCTGTAGGCCTTTTGAAAATTACAGACGGAGTTGCAATCGATAGCATTGGAAGCAATGATGATGTTCGCTATTTGCTGTATAGCGAAAAAGATCGTCGTCGAGCGTTTAGTGTAAAGGGGATTCCTGTTCCGTCCAAAAACTCGGTTCAGAAGCTTGCTAATATTTCTTCGAAGACGGAGTATCTCATTGTTTCGCCAGAAGAATTTTTGGAACAGGCCGAGGCTTTGGCGGAGTTCCGCTCTGGAGAAAAGTCGGCATCGAAACTTGTGACGGCGGTTGTTCCTGTTGAAAATATCTATAGGCATTATACGGGTGGTGCGCTATCGCCGATTGCCATTAGAAACTATATCGCCTATGCTCGAAGCGTGTGTCCTAATTTACGATTTGTCTTGCTTGCCGGGTCTGGCCATTATGACTACCGTGGAAGCAAGCACGGTAAAAACTATATCCCTCCGTATGAAAAAGAATCTACTGTGACGGAAGACTTCTTTAGCGTCTTGGACTCCGGTGAAGTTGTACGTGGTGGTAAATCGTATGATGTCGATATGGCTGTGGGGCGCTTGCCGGTTTCATCTGTGCAGGAATTTGAATATTATAATGAAAAGGCGAGAGATTACGATGAAATCCAGAGGTTCGATCACGGCGAGTGGAAATCTACGTTGTTGCTTGCTGCCGATGATGCTTATAACGGCTTATCTCCGGACCCGATGGACCATACCATCTATCAAGAAAATTTGGCCAATTTGGTGGATTCGACAGCCGATTCTCTTGGCTTTAGAATGAACATGAAGAAAGTTTATCTTTTGAATTACGAAGCCGATGCTGCGGGGCAAAAGTTGGATGCCGCCAACGATTTCTTGAACATGTTGAATCAAGGTGCGCTGATGTCCTCCTATTATGGTCATGGCTCCAAGGTGGCTTGGGCTTCGGAAGGTTTGATGAAACTTTCGTATCTCTCTAGACTTTCGAATAAAAAAAGATATACGGTGTTGAATTCTTTCTCTTGCACGGTTGGCCGTTTTGATGAAGGCGATTCCAAATCGATGACTGAAGCTTTTGTGCTTTTGCCTCAGGCAGGTGCTATCGTTGCAATTGGTGCCGCTCGTGAAACGTATGCTGGTCCCAATGATATCTTTGCCAAAAATTTTGTGAGCCGTGCGCTTCTTAAAAATGGCAATTACTTGGGCTTGGCTTATATGCAGGCTAAGGACAACGTTTTCATGTATAAAAAATCAGTCCCGACTTATACGAGTAATGTCTTTAATGCAGAGCATTACGTGTACGTGGGTGAACCTGTAATTCGCATGCCTTTGGCCGATTTAAAGATTACTCTGGATTCGCCGATTGATTCCATTAAAGCTCTGGATAAAGTAAAATTGTCTGGAAAGGTGTCTGGAATGTCTTCGGGAAATATTGCTCTAACTTTGAGAGAAGGCCGCTATACCAAGCACCTTGATATGATAACGACATCTCATTATGCCGATGTCAAATATGATGGAGCTCTAATTTATTCGGAAATTGTTCCTGTTGTCGGTGGCCGTTTTGAAACGGAATTTGTGACTCCGAAAAAGCTGAACATTGGTGATTCTCTTGCGGAATTCCGTGCTTGGGCATATTCTTCGAATGATGTAGCTATTGGTCGTTATTTCGAAAAGAATATCAGTATTACGAGCGTTTCGAATTATGCGGATTCGTTGAATGATAAAACTCCGCCGACAATCAGTATTCAATTGTGCAATGCCGGCGAGAAAACTTCATTTGTTGATAAACAGCACGTTAAACTTCAAACTCCGACTTGCTTGCAAGTCGTTGTTGAAGATGAAACGGCTTTGGATTATCGCGAACAAGCTGATGAAGGAATTACGTTTGAAATGTATGGACTTGAAAATCCGTATCATCCGTCTCCGTTCTTGGAACAGTCCTCGAAACGCGCTGTTGCTCGCAAGACGTTGACGACGGAAGCTTATCCGCCGGGATCCTATTCGTTTGTGGTTCGTGCTTTGGATGTTCTTGGAAATGTTTCGACAAAGATTGTGTATGTTGACATTATGGAAAATATGCAGGAAGGCCTTGCCGATGTATTCAACGTTCCAAACCCGATGGGCAAGAAAGGAACGACGTTCTACTTCAAAAACCTCTCTTCCGATACGGATCCGGACGTGAACATCTTTATCTATAACCAACATGGTAGACTTGTTAAGGTCATCAAGAATGCCAAATCTGGTGAAACGCATTGGGATGGTAGAGATAATTTCGGGCGTTTGCTGGCTAATGGTTTGTACCACTATGTAGTGCGGAGCAAAACCAAGATTTCGGATGCATTTAATTCTACGGAATCTAAAACAAAGACTAAAACTCAAACTTGGACTAAAAAACAAAAATTGTTGATATCGAGGTAA
- a CDS encoding YicC/YloC family endoribonuclease, with translation MSIISMTGFGKSESTLNGVSCVIEVRSVNSRFLEISSKIPKNFAYLENDFKAQIKDKLVRGSVNFSITLGAGNAGNIPVCYNEAAVSKFVEITKAMQKKYGIAGDIKLEHVLAIPEVLQFTDGNDDNEVWEKHLKTELDKALDGVIAMREKEGANLAVDLTRRVIHLNEVIDKVEVLDPQRIETWKTKFRERINTLMKDSEIDEVRLLQEACIMADKLDIHEEITRFRSHNKLFLDALAKGGAQGKNLGFILQEMGREANTLGTKCQNAEIAALAIELKNEIECIREQSMNVA, from the coding sequence ATGTCTATTATTTCTATGACCGGATTCGGTAAAAGCGAATCCACTTTGAACGGAGTCAGTTGCGTTATCGAAGTGCGCAGCGTGAACAGCCGTTTTCTTGAAATTTCAAGCAAGATTCCAAAGAATTTCGCCTACCTCGAAAACGATTTCAAGGCCCAAATCAAGGACAAACTCGTCCGCGGTTCCGTGAACTTTTCAATCACACTCGGGGCTGGCAACGCCGGGAACATCCCCGTTTGCTACAACGAAGCAGCTGTTTCCAAGTTCGTAGAAATCACGAAGGCCATGCAGAAAAAGTACGGCATTGCCGGCGATATCAAGCTCGAACATGTGCTTGCGATTCCAGAAGTTTTGCAGTTCACCGACGGAAACGACGACAATGAAGTTTGGGAAAAGCACTTGAAGACCGAACTCGACAAGGCTTTGGACGGCGTTATCGCCATGCGCGAAAAAGAAGGCGCCAATCTCGCCGTGGACCTCACCCGCCGCGTCATCCACCTGAACGAAGTCATCGACAAAGTCGAAGTCCTCGATCCGCAGCGCATCGAGACGTGGAAAACGAAGTTCCGCGAACGCATTAATACTCTCATGAAGGATTCCGAAATCGACGAAGTGCGCCTTTTGCAAGAAGCCTGCATCATGGCGGACAAGCTCGACATCCACGAAGAAATCACGCGATTCCGCAGCCACAACAAGCTGTTCCTCGACGCGCTCGCCAAGGGCGGCGCCCAGGGCAAGAATCTCGGGTTCATCTTGCAAGAAATGGGTCGCGAAGCGAACACGCTCGGCACCAAGTGCCAGAATGCCGAAATCGCCGCCCTCGCCATCGAACTCAAGAACGAAATCGAGTGCATCCGCGAACAGAGTATGAATGTTGCGTAA
- a CDS encoding homoserine O-acetyltransferase, which translates to MSEYLHKSFGPVVPKDFNKDYGENGFLLESGKTLPALTLRYETYGTLNAAGDNAVWVCSPLTADAHAAGWYTENDKKPGWWDELIGPGKAIDTDRFFVVCSNILGGCKGSTGPATINPRTGKPYGSTFPTITIGDMVHAQKELADNLGIKEFYSVIGGSMGGFQAMKWAIYYPEQVKRIIIIASSPRFSSQALGFEVVARDVITQDPNFHGGDYYEEGKTRPDIGLANARKLAHITYLSAVGMEKKFKRAQDQENRNHAVTYTTPFDLQLPIESYLRYQGTKFVDRFDANSYLHIAHATDAFDLETEYGSIENAFKDIKAEVLNVNLSTDWLFPPHESRRITSALLNDGKSVTSLELDTQFGHDGFLIEVGELGKAVGRFLDSKIIPENGTQAVPVFHNQNDFDLMGKLVKEGSHVLDLGCGSGDLLDYLIQKKKVTGFGIEKNIKGILDCLENDVQVIQRDLDESGLKDIKDGSFDYAIINRTIQEIRDPVALLNELLRIAKKVIVTFPNFGHWTTRGSLMLHGRMPKSKELPYEWYDTPNIRVLTLKDFYTLCRKEGFKIENLHFQSYHKISKLLTAIGLPNFGAEHVIATISKK; encoded by the coding sequence ATGAGTGAATATTTGCATAAATCGTTTGGTCCCGTCGTCCCGAAGGATTTTAATAAGGATTATGGTGAGAATGGCTTTTTGTTGGAAAGCGGCAAGACGCTCCCCGCCCTCACCCTCCGTTACGAGACCTATGGCACGCTGAACGCCGCCGGTGATAACGCCGTGTGGGTTTGTTCGCCGTTAACCGCCGATGCGCACGCCGCCGGCTGGTACACCGAAAATGACAAGAAACCCGGCTGGTGGGACGAACTCATCGGACCTGGTAAAGCTATCGATACAGACAGATTCTTTGTTGTTTGCAGCAACATCCTCGGCGGATGCAAAGGCTCTACAGGCCCCGCAACCATCAATCCGCGCACGGGCAAGCCTTACGGCAGCACCTTCCCTACCATTACGATAGGCGATATGGTTCATGCGCAAAAGGAACTTGCCGACAATCTCGGCATCAAGGAATTCTACAGCGTTATCGGTGGTTCCATGGGCGGCTTCCAGGCCATGAAGTGGGCCATCTACTACCCTGAACAAGTGAAGCGCATCATCATCATCGCAAGTTCTCCGCGCTTTTCGAGCCAGGCTCTCGGTTTCGAAGTCGTGGCCCGCGATGTGATTACACAAGACCCGAACTTCCACGGCGGCGACTATTACGAAGAAGGTAAGACTCGTCCGGATATAGGCCTTGCCAACGCCCGCAAACTTGCGCACATCACGTATCTCTCTGCCGTTGGCATGGAGAAGAAGTTCAAGCGCGCCCAAGACCAAGAAAACAGGAACCACGCCGTAACTTACACGACGCCGTTCGATCTGCAACTCCCCATCGAAAGCTATTTACGTTATCAGGGAACAAAGTTCGTTGACCGCTTTGACGCGAACAGTTATTTGCACATCGCCCATGCGACCGACGCATTCGACCTCGAAACGGAATACGGCTCCATCGAAAACGCCTTCAAGGATATCAAGGCCGAAGTCTTGAACGTAAACCTTTCGACAGACTGGCTTTTCCCGCCGCACGAAAGCCGCCGCATCACAAGCGCCCTTTTGAACGATGGAAAATCGGTCACAAGTCTCGAACTCGACACGCAATTTGGCCATGACGGATTCTTGATTGAAGTCGGCGAGCTCGGAAAGGCTGTGGGCCGCTTCCTCGATTCCAAAATCATTCCGGAAAACGGAACGCAAGCGGTGCCTGTATTCCACAACCAGAACGACTTTGACCTTATGGGCAAGCTCGTGAAGGAAGGGAGCCATGTGCTCGACCTCGGTTGCGGCAGCGGCGATCTGCTGGATTACCTTATCCAAAAGAAGAAGGTCACCGGCTTTGGTATCGAAAAAAATATCAAGGGAATTCTCGATTGCCTTGAAAATGACGTACAAGTGATTCAGCGAGATCTTGACGAAAGCGGGCTCAAGGACATCAAGGATGGAAGCTTTGACTACGCCATCATCAACCGCACGATTCAAGAAATCCGCGATCCAGTCGCACTGTTGAACGAACTTTTGCGCATCGCAAAGAAAGTTATTGTCACGTTCCCGAACTTTGGACATTGGACAACGCGCGGAAGCCTTATGCTCCACGGGCGCATGCCAAAATCGAAGGAACTCCCCTACGAATGGTACGATACGCCGAACATTCGTGTGCTCACGCTCAAGGACTTCTACACTTTGTGCCGCAAGGAAGGGTTCAAGATTGAAAATCTGCACTTCCAAAGCTACCACAAGATTAGCAAGCTTTTGACAGCAATTGGGCTCCCGAACTTCGGTGCCGAACACGTCATTGCAACAATTAGCAAAAAGTAA
- a CDS encoding thioredoxin domain-containing protein, with protein sequence MKRLSIIGMAILVSSLVACNQASAGGSFNQQARLDNLEKDFKQVKEEFEIIKYALDKRGISLEQARAEMEADNKVWDIPDEDSPIFGNSKNPKLTIVEFTEFQCPYCSRIAPAMQELNKKYPNDIKFVYKHFPLSFHSNAKAAAASSIAAQKQGKFWEYRYALAPHSRELSDSIYIAVAKEVGLNIEQFKKDMVLDSAMNARIDKDFQLGVKVGVQGTPNFYINGKRQDRFSPDLVEKLLKETK encoded by the coding sequence ATGAAACGTCTCTCTATTATTGGTATGGCTATTTTGGTCTCCAGCCTCGTTGCTTGCAACCAAGCTTCCGCTGGCGGTTCGTTCAACCAGCAGGCTCGCTTGGATAACCTTGAAAAGGATTTCAAGCAGGTCAAGGAAGAATTTGAAATCATCAAGTATGCTCTCGACAAGCGCGGAATTTCCCTCGAACAGGCTCGCGCCGAAATGGAAGCCGACAACAAGGTTTGGGACATTCCTGATGAAGATAGCCCGATTTTTGGTAACTCCAAGAACCCGAAGCTCACGATTGTCGAATTCACTGAATTCCAGTGCCCGTACTGCTCTCGCATTGCTCCGGCTATGCAGGAACTCAACAAGAAGTACCCGAACGATATCAAGTTCGTTTACAAGCACTTCCCGCTTAGCTTCCACTCCAACGCCAAGGCTGCAGCCGCTTCTTCTATCGCAGCTCAGAAGCAGGGCAAGTTCTGGGAATACCGCTATGCTCTCGCACCGCACTCCCGCGAACTTTCTGATTCCATCTACATCGCCGTTGCTAAGGAAGTTGGCCTCAACATTGAACAGTTCAAGAAGGACATGGTTCTCGATTCCGCTATGAACGCTCGCATCGACAAGGACTTCCAGTTGGGCGTCAAGGTTGGCGTTCAGGGAACTCCGAACTTCTACATCAACGGCAAGCGTCAGGACCGCTTCAGCCCGGATCTCGTAGAAAAGCTCCTCAAGGAAACCAAGTAA